The following proteins are encoded in a genomic region of Synechococcus sp. CBW1002:
- the corA gene encoding magnesium/cobalt transporter CorA: MLRLTPGALTSQRLEERPANLPSHLYVHGGQRPTTFSAVVFLPEGPVLRQVQTGDESLLDVARQRQLPVWLRISGLRDRRRIEALLARLDVPAELLPPLLDVPQRPRVDSFGEAVLVVLHRLGFAKDPAHLVSEQVGLLLLPDLLVTLEEASSGEPFADLTDWLISRAGAVEHRDLDDLLHFLIDDLLDDLFPMLESIANRLDDLEAAALRQPKPTVLGRTTQFRSGVRTIRSQIWPLRHQIRALLRQRQQLLGPEALGGFQEMADLVELLFDQCESLRAQCDAITQAYAASIGNRMNQVMKTLTILTSVFAPLTFIAGIYGMNFDVMPELHWRYGYLTVILLMGAVAVLQASWLWRRGWFEDWTTPRR, from the coding sequence GTGCTGCGTCTCACGCCTGGAGCTCTGACCTCCCAGCGTCTGGAGGAGAGACCGGCCAATCTGCCCAGTCACCTGTACGTGCACGGCGGGCAACGGCCCACCACGTTTTCCGCTGTCGTGTTTCTGCCTGAGGGGCCTGTGCTCCGTCAGGTGCAGACCGGCGACGAGAGCCTGCTGGATGTGGCACGACAGCGGCAGTTGCCAGTGTGGTTGCGGATCAGTGGGCTGCGGGATCGCCGTCGGATCGAGGCCTTGCTGGCGCGCCTCGACGTGCCAGCGGAGCTGCTGCCTCCCCTGCTGGACGTGCCTCAGCGGCCCAGGGTCGATTCCTTTGGCGAGGCGGTGCTGGTGGTGCTGCACCGGCTGGGTTTCGCCAAGGATCCTGCCCATCTGGTGAGTGAGCAGGTGGGATTGCTTCTGTTGCCCGATCTGTTGGTCACGCTGGAGGAGGCCAGCAGCGGAGAACCGTTTGCGGACCTTACCGACTGGTTGATCTCTCGGGCCGGAGCAGTGGAGCATCGCGATCTGGACGATCTGCTGCATTTTCTGATCGATGATCTGCTTGATGATCTGTTCCCGATGCTGGAGAGTATTGCTAACAGACTGGATGACCTGGAAGCTGCCGCCCTACGCCAACCCAAGCCAACTGTATTGGGAAGAACCACACAGTTTCGTAGTGGCGTTCGCACGATCCGCAGCCAGATCTGGCCGTTGCGCCATCAGATCCGAGCCCTTCTGCGCCAGCGCCAGCAGCTGCTGGGCCCCGAGGCCCTGGGCGGATTTCAGGAGATGGCTGACCTGGTGGAGTTGCTGTTTGATCAGTGTGAATCGCTGCGGGCCCAGTGTGATGCGATCACACAGGCCTATGCCGCCAGCATCGGCAATCGCATGAACCAGGTCATGAAGACACTCACAATCCTCACCAGTGTCTTTGCCCCGCTTACCTTTATTGCAGGAATCTATGGCATGAACTTTGACGTGATGCCCGAGCTTCACTGGCGCTATGGTTATCTGACAGTGATCCTGCTGATGGGCGCTGTTGCTGTTCTCCAGGCCTCCTGGCTTTGGCGCCGTGGCTGGTTCGAAGATTGGACGACGCCGCGTCGTTGA
- a CDS encoding Crp/Fnr family transcriptional regulator, with the protein MVFTPSPEAGRSDGFRAVLEECYQKRSLVHLAAGSSVPLLRHTIWLVVRGMVKLGAVSIHGDELLLGLAGPNEPFGEPLTDVQAFQAITVTDTDLLCFTSQDIQNDPQLATAMLRAVAARQRQSEAMLALLGLRRIEERLRGFLELLAEQYGQPCPQGLRLNLRLTHQDLASALSTTRVTVTRILGVLRDEGWLQIDDERRLVIGFTPSRKIRP; encoded by the coding sequence ATGGTGTTCACCCCTTCCCCGGAAGCAGGCCGCAGCGATGGCTTCCGGGCTGTGCTGGAGGAGTGCTATCAGAAACGCAGCCTGGTTCATCTCGCTGCCGGCAGCAGTGTGCCGTTACTGCGTCACACCATCTGGCTGGTGGTGCGGGGCATGGTGAAACTCGGTGCGGTATCGATTCACGGCGATGAGTTGTTGCTTGGTCTGGCCGGTCCGAATGAACCCTTCGGCGAGCCACTCACCGATGTGCAGGCCTTCCAGGCGATCACGGTGACCGATACGGACCTGCTCTGCTTCACCTCTCAGGACATCCAGAACGATCCTCAGTTGGCCACGGCCATGTTGCGTGCCGTGGCGGCCCGTCAACGCCAGAGTGAGGCGATGCTGGCCCTGCTGGGTCTGCGACGCATCGAGGAGCGGCTGCGCGGCTTCCTCGAGCTGCTGGCTGAGCAGTATGGCCAGCCCTGCCCCCAGGGGCTGCGCCTCAATCTGCGCCTCACCCACCAGGATCTCGCCAGTGCCCTCAGCACCACCCGCGTCACCGTGACGCGCATCCTCGGTGTGCTGCGTGACGAAGGCTGGTTGCAGATCGACGACGAGCGTCGCCTGGTGATCGGCTTCACCCCGTCCCGCAAGATCCGCCCATGA
- a CDS encoding CHAD domain-containing protein: MATSPRCGDYVADLIQKQTRRIGRLHPEVLADQDPEALHQLRVTLRRLRTVLNQFEAALILPDGVSEQRLARVTRQTGLTRDLDVLRQRLELDLFPALPISADGEDSDPTIKAKALKRLLKGLASNRRQAFEGLEKALQDANYLKMLARLSKWLRKPDFTILGQQPIGDWLVEWQGSLSHGLFLHAGWQEANPRDKSLHELRKRIKEARYALENLEPFLPSGGHHWIQELKLAQESLGELHDLQVLADVIGEQELRPRVADLPELGVAIQHQLDRCWEDWQTLASRLKARERRWEFQGLFLSSCPGVTDET, encoded by the coding sequence ATGGCCACGTCCCCCCGTTGTGGCGATTATGTGGCCGATCTGATTCAGAAGCAGACCCGGCGGATTGGCAGACTGCATCCCGAAGTTCTGGCGGATCAGGACCCCGAAGCTCTGCACCAGCTGCGGGTGACACTGCGTCGCTTACGCACGGTGCTGAATCAATTCGAAGCAGCTTTGATACTTCCCGATGGCGTAAGTGAGCAACGCCTGGCCCGCGTCACACGCCAGACGGGACTGACCAGGGATCTGGACGTGCTCAGGCAGCGACTGGAGCTCGATCTGTTTCCCGCCCTGCCCATCTCTGCCGATGGTGAGGACTCCGATCCAACGATCAAGGCGAAGGCCCTGAAGCGGCTGCTTAAAGGGCTCGCAAGCAACCGCCGCCAGGCCTTTGAAGGATTGGAAAAAGCTCTGCAGGATGCCAACTATCTGAAGATGTTGGCACGGCTGAGCAAATGGCTGAGAAAGCCGGATTTCACCATTCTTGGGCAGCAGCCGATCGGCGATTGGCTGGTCGAGTGGCAAGGATCTCTCAGCCATGGGTTGTTTCTCCATGCGGGTTGGCAGGAAGCCAATCCACGCGACAAGTCGTTACACGAACTCCGAAAGCGGATCAAGGAGGCGCGCTACGCGCTCGAAAACCTTGAGCCTTTCCTGCCCAGCGGCGGTCACCATTGGATTCAGGAGTTGAAGCTCGCACAGGAGTCCCTTGGTGAGCTCCATGATCTTCAGGTTCTGGCCGATGTGATCGGCGAACAGGAGCTGCGGCCACGGGTGGCTGACCTGCCTGAGCTGGGGGTAGCCATCCAGCATCAGCTGGACCGCTGCTGGGAAGACTGGCAAACGCTCGCCAGTCGCCTCAAGGCGAGGGAACGGCGCTGGGAATTTCAGGGCCTGTTTCTCAGCTCATGCCCAGGAGTGACCGATGAAACCTGA
- a CDS encoding FAD/NAD(P)-binding oxidoreductase: MAHHQILILGGGTAGLTAASQLRRARPELEVAILEPSRDHYYQPGWTLVGGGVFTLEQTHRLEVDLIPEGVVWIHDAVASFDPDANAVRTAGGATITYDVLVVATGIKLCWERIKGLSEALGSDGVTSNYSREHAAYTWQTIQNFQGGNAVFTYPETPIKCAGAPQKIMYMADDVFKRSPEVASRTKVIYATATPGIFGIPIYAEPLKKVVARRGITTNFLHTLKEVRASSKEAVFHVKDGDTIREEVISYEMLHVTPPMAAPDVVAESPLAVAGPGGWVEVDKFTTQHVRFPNVFSLGDVSSLPNSKTAAAVRGQAPVLVANLLAFLDQRPLEARYDGYACCPLITGYGKTIMAEFDYDGNPKPSFPCDPTQERWTMWIVKTKVLPWLYWNRMLKGYGHERQFMPGVS; the protein is encoded by the coding sequence ATGGCCCATCACCAGATCCTGATCCTTGGCGGCGGTACCGCCGGCCTCACCGCGGCCAGCCAGCTGCGGCGGGCCCGGCCGGAGCTGGAGGTCGCCATCCTCGAGCCGTCGCGGGATCACTACTACCAACCTGGCTGGACCCTGGTGGGCGGCGGTGTCTTCACCCTGGAGCAGACCCACCGTCTGGAAGTGGACCTGATCCCGGAGGGAGTGGTCTGGATTCATGATGCCGTCGCGAGCTTTGATCCTGATGCCAATGCGGTGCGCACCGCCGGAGGTGCCACGATCACCTACGACGTGCTGGTGGTCGCGACCGGCATCAAGCTCTGCTGGGAGCGGATCAAGGGCCTGAGCGAGGCGCTGGGCAGCGACGGTGTCACCAGCAACTATTCGCGGGAGCACGCTGCCTACACCTGGCAGACGATTCAGAACTTCCAGGGTGGCAATGCCGTGTTCACCTATCCGGAGACGCCGATCAAGTGCGCCGGTGCACCGCAGAAAATCATGTACATGGCCGACGACGTGTTCAAACGCTCGCCGGAGGTCGCTTCCCGTACCAAGGTGATCTATGCCACGGCAACTCCGGGAATCTTCGGCATCCCGATTTATGCTGAGCCCCTCAAGAAGGTGGTGGCACGCCGTGGCATCACCACCAACTTTCTGCACACCCTCAAGGAGGTGCGTGCCTCGAGCAAGGAGGCCGTGTTTCACGTGAAAGACGGGGACACCATCCGTGAAGAAGTGATCTCTTACGAGATGCTGCACGTCACCCCACCGATGGCAGCGCCCGATGTGGTGGCCGAGAGTCCCCTGGCCGTGGCTGGCCCGGGTGGTTGGGTCGAGGTGGATAAGTTCACGACCCAGCATGTTCGTTTCCCGAACGTTTTTTCCCTGGGGGATGTCTCGTCTCTACCGAACTCCAAGACGGCTGCGGCGGTGAGGGGCCAGGCGCCGGTGCTGGTGGCCAACCTGCTGGCCTTCCTCGATCAACGTCCCCTGGAGGCCCGTTACGACGGCTATGCCTGCTGTCCGCTGATCACTGGCTATGGCAAAACGATCATGGCTGAGTTTGATTATGATGGCAATCCCAAACCATCCTTCCCCTGCGATCCCACCCAGGAGCGATGGACCATGTGGATCGTCAAGACCAAGGTGCTGCCCTGGCTCTACTGGAACCGTATGTTGAAGGGCTATGGACATGAACGTCAGTTCATGCCGGGCGTCTCCTGA
- a CDS encoding cell wall metabolism sensor histidine kinase WalK, with product MNVVVGFGLGVAAGLLAGWWLAGWSRRRGRGRAIPSQRPGRRQLLRWIEAAPLGWMLLDGEGVIRTINPRAVRLLQLSAAGLHRGEPLQALCRAPQLRSAIDSARSQQRLQRLEWQHGEEDLEVHALPGDDGWVAVLLQTRRSLEAQLEQQERWVSDVAHELRTPLTALLLVGDSLASQVNSRHAVLVERLQRELLRLQQLVGDLLELSRLENALPGDPGRSDPVDLGALVEKVWAGLRPLAEQRRIELALHRVPRQPPEPEGEDPAPTVVWGDGSRLHRALLNLLDNAIRYAPDGTAVQVDLVSSGDWTLLSVRDHGPGLSEQDLTHLFERFYRGDPSRVRSKRTGSGLGLSIVQQIAVTQGGRVQARNHPEGGAVLELWLPERGTRRRERPFSAWPSGR from the coding sequence ATGAACGTTGTGGTCGGATTTGGGCTTGGAGTGGCAGCGGGTCTGCTGGCTGGCTGGTGGTTGGCGGGTTGGTCTCGGCGGCGAGGGCGGGGGCGCGCCATACCGTCGCAACGCCCCGGCCGTCGTCAGCTGCTGCGCTGGATTGAGGCGGCACCCCTGGGCTGGATGCTGCTGGATGGGGAGGGTGTGATCCGCACCATCAATCCCCGTGCTGTGCGATTGCTGCAGTTATCAGCGGCTGGTCTCCACCGGGGTGAGCCGCTTCAGGCACTCTGCCGTGCACCGCAGCTGCGCAGCGCCATCGACAGCGCCCGCAGCCAGCAGCGGCTTCAACGGCTGGAATGGCAGCACGGGGAAGAGGATCTGGAGGTGCATGCCCTCCCCGGTGACGATGGCTGGGTGGCGGTGCTGCTGCAGACCCGCCGCTCCCTGGAAGCCCAGCTGGAGCAGCAGGAGCGCTGGGTCAGCGATGTGGCCCATGAGCTCAGGACCCCCCTCACGGCCCTGCTGTTGGTGGGCGACAGCCTCGCTTCCCAGGTGAACAGCCGCCATGCGGTGCTGGTGGAGCGGCTGCAGCGGGAGTTGCTGCGGTTGCAGCAGCTGGTGGGGGATCTGCTGGAGCTGTCGCGGCTGGAGAACGCCCTGCCTGGAGATCCGGGTCGCAGCGATCCGGTCGATCTGGGTGCCCTGGTGGAAAAGGTGTGGGCAGGTCTGCGTCCCCTGGCGGAACAGCGCCGGATCGAGTTGGCCCTGCACCGGGTGCCCCGACAGCCACCGGAGCCGGAAGGGGAGGATCCGGCCCCGACGGTGGTGTGGGGCGATGGGTCGCGGCTGCATCGGGCCCTGCTCAACCTGCTCGATAACGCCATCCGCTATGCGCCTGATGGCACGGCGGTTCAGGTGGATCTGGTCAGCAGTGGCGACTGGACACTGCTGAGCGTTCGTGATCACGGCCCCGGCCTCAGCGAGCAGGATCTGACCCATCTGTTCGAGCGCTTCTATCGCGGCGATCCCTCCCGGGTGCGCAGCAAACGGACCGGCAGTGGCCTGGGCCTGTCGATCGTGCAGCAGATCGCCGTGACCCAGGGTGGACGGGTCCAGGCCCGCAACCACCCCGAGGGGGGTGCGGTTCTGGAGTTGTGGTTGCCGGAGCGGGGCACACGCCGGCGGGAGCGTCCGTTCAGCGCCTGGCCATCGGGCCGCTAA
- a CDS encoding esterase-like activity of phytase family protein yields MIVAAPVAPPADLPCPLSAGWQLLFTQTMPRRGTEGEPIGGFSGAVYEPEDDVLWLISDTPRGQLLGWRGLRQILRGPNGMGLHPMGSNRKEEPQLLQLFATIPLQSGEAGNGSGSGSGNSFRPEMDGEGLVLQGSDAWVASEGRLTPAQPARLLRFDRHSGALRQAIPLPEAWHLRTRSGLAPNGGPESLTLLPSGSTTPNPTLRLLMATEQPLLQDSARERRTLLWSVPASSADITSRVLPPLLAPDVSEAWGLTDLLALSGPSATLPTLALWRSFTPPGSWRAELSLVELQQDQWHRKARWDLISSGLPPDNWEGLTQGPTLADGRSSFVLVSDDNFNPFQQNLLAVIAPRHQPGCSHQGDLAPSGQQNRAVTLRTPKVSGGGQAKQ; encoded by the coding sequence ATGATCGTGGCGGCTCCGGTCGCCCCTCCTGCCGATCTGCCCTGTCCGCTCTCCGCTGGCTGGCAATTGCTCTTCACCCAGACCATGCCCCGCAGGGGAACGGAGGGAGAGCCGATCGGAGGCTTTTCAGGGGCTGTGTACGAGCCTGAAGACGATGTGCTCTGGCTGATCAGCGATACACCCCGCGGCCAGCTGCTCGGCTGGCGTGGTCTTCGTCAGATCCTGAGGGGCCCCAATGGGATGGGCCTCCATCCGATGGGATCGAACCGGAAGGAGGAACCGCAACTCCTGCAGCTGTTTGCCACCATTCCCTTGCAGAGCGGAGAAGCCGGCAACGGCAGCGGCAGCGGCAGCGGCAACAGCTTTCGACCTGAGATGGATGGCGAAGGGCTGGTGCTGCAGGGCTCTGACGCCTGGGTGGCCAGCGAAGGGCGCCTGACACCGGCACAGCCGGCCAGGTTGCTGCGCTTCGATCGCCACTCCGGGGCACTCAGGCAGGCCATCCCTCTGCCTGAGGCATGGCACCTTCGGACCCGATCTGGCCTTGCGCCGAACGGCGGACCGGAATCCCTCACCCTGCTGCCTTCTGGCTCGACAACACCGAACCCAACGCTGCGGCTGCTGATGGCGACAGAACAGCCGCTGTTGCAGGATTCAGCCCGGGAGCGTCGCACCCTGCTCTGGTCCGTGCCGGCCAGCTCAGCTGACATCACCAGCCGGGTGCTGCCTCCCTTGCTGGCTCCAGACGTGAGTGAAGCCTGGGGGCTCACGGATCTTCTGGCCTTGTCGGGTCCATCCGCCACGCTCCCCACCCTGGCCCTGTGGCGATCCTTCACACCTCCAGGCTCCTGGCGAGCCGAACTGAGCCTCGTCGAACTCCAACAGGACCAATGGCACAGGAAGGCCCGCTGGGATCTGATCAGCAGCGGGCTTCCACCCGACAACTGGGAAGGATTGACCCAGGGGCCCACTCTGGCGGATGGTCGCTCCAGCTTCGTGCTGGTGAGCGACGACAACTTCAACCCCTTCCAGCAGAACCTCCTGGCGGTGATCGCGCCCCGGCATCAGCCAGGCTGCAGTCACCAGGGAGACCTGGCGCCCTCAGGGCAGCAGAACCGTGCAGTGACGCTCCGCACACCTAAGGTCAGTGGAGGAGGCCAGGCAAAGCAATAA
- a CDS encoding transposase, whose product MSKRRTHSPEFKARVAMEAISGRKTIQEIAADHAIHPIQVSQWKRQLLDGASELFTRGKKTKDKEEGQAKEAELFQQIGRLQMELEWLKKKSQLL is encoded by the coding sequence ATGAGCAAGCGCCGCACCCACAGCCCCGAGTTCAAGGCCAGGGTCGCCATGGAGGCGATCAGTGGCCGCAAGACGATCCAGGAGATCGCCGCCGACCACGCCATCCACCCGATCCAGGTGAGCCAGTGGAAGCGGCAGCTCCTGGACGGTGCCAGCGAGCTCTTCACCCGAGGCAAGAAGACCAAGGACAAGGAGGAGGGGCAGGCCAAGGAGGCGGAGCTGTTCCAGCAGATCGGACGGCTGCAGATGGAGCTGGAGTGGCTCAAAAAAAAGTCTCAACTGCTCTGA
- a CDS encoding response regulator transcription factor has product MVVAPLGEAEQSTLLNQASITNNGGMPASVLVVEDDDTIRETVCEALALEGYAVTGCSNGRKALDLLHSDATEQGSEGFALVVLDLMLPGLGGLDLCRKLRQVHNQTPILVVSARDSETDRVLGLEVGADDYLVKPFGMRELVARCRALMRRSTLQQRDERQMLQHANLCLYPEECRVLRDGLEVNLSRREFRLLELFMQHPRRVWSRDKLLERLWGFDYFGDPKTVDVHIRWLREKIEDDPSAPQHVQTVRGFGYRFG; this is encoded by the coding sequence CTGGTCGTGGCACCGTTGGGTGAGGCCGAGCAGTCCACTCTGCTGAACCAGGCTTCCATCACCAACAATGGGGGTATGCCTGCCTCTGTTCTGGTCGTCGAGGATGACGACACCATCCGTGAGACCGTCTGTGAGGCCCTGGCCCTCGAGGGCTATGCCGTGACTGGCTGCAGCAATGGCCGCAAGGCCCTTGATCTCCTCCACTCCGATGCGACGGAGCAGGGGAGCGAAGGATTTGCATTGGTGGTGCTGGACCTGATGCTGCCCGGTCTGGGGGGCCTTGATCTCTGTCGAAAGCTGCGCCAGGTGCACAACCAGACCCCGATTCTGGTGGTGAGCGCGCGCGATTCGGAAACGGATCGGGTGCTGGGCCTCGAGGTGGGAGCTGATGACTACCTTGTCAAGCCGTTTGGCATGCGTGAGCTGGTCGCCCGCTGCCGCGCCCTGATGCGCCGCAGCACCCTGCAGCAGCGGGATGAGCGCCAGATGCTGCAGCACGCCAACCTCTGCCTCTATCCGGAGGAATGCCGGGTTCTGCGCGATGGTTTGGAGGTCAACCTCTCCCGCCGCGAATTCCGGCTGCTGGAGCTGTTCATGCAGCATCCACGCCGGGTCTGGAGCCGCGACAAACTGCTGGAACGTCTCTGGGGATTCGATTATTTCGGTGATCCCAAGACCGTTGATGTCCACATCCGCTGGCTGCGCGAGAAGATCGAAGATGATCCGTCGGCACCGCAGCATGTGCAGACGGTGCGGGGCTTCGGTTATCGCTTCGGCTGA
- the pstS gene encoding phosphate ABC transporter substrate-binding protein PstS has protein sequence MAFPCSLLRPRAIAAVATLTAIGLTGCGGGGGTTISGAGATFPAAAYQRWSSDYAAETGNQVNYQSVGSGAGVRQFAAGTVDFGASDEQLSEEDFKAGAAGQRGALQIPMLGGTVTPAYNNADCPDLKLTQAQLADIFLGKIKDWKDLGCPSKPITVAHRSDGSGTTYAFTNSLACFSPEWSKSVGKGKSVNWPVGVGAKGNEGVAGLLSNTPGSIGYVNLAYVRDPLRPVALQNKDGQFVLASVASGAAALNNVVLNDKLGGEDCNPAGAESFPIVAFTWILAYETGYGDKKAEAVRNFLDWSLGEAPQKQAAELGYVPLTGEVLNKARAEVAKIGS, from the coding sequence ATGGCTTTTCCCTGCTCCCTCCTCCGTCCGCGTGCCATCGCGGCGGTGGCGACTCTCACGGCGATCGGTCTGACCGGCTGCGGAGGTGGAGGCGGTACCACCATCAGTGGAGCAGGGGCAACCTTTCCTGCGGCGGCTTATCAACGCTGGAGCAGCGACTATGCGGCTGAAACCGGGAATCAGGTGAATTATCAGTCGGTGGGTTCAGGTGCGGGTGTGCGTCAGTTTGCCGCCGGCACGGTGGACTTTGGTGCCAGTGATGAGCAACTCAGCGAGGAAGACTTCAAGGCAGGTGCGGCGGGCCAGCGGGGTGCTCTGCAGATTCCGATGTTGGGCGGCACAGTCACGCCGGCCTACAACAATGCCGATTGTCCCGATCTGAAACTCACCCAGGCTCAACTCGCCGATATCTTCCTCGGCAAGATCAAGGACTGGAAGGATCTCGGTTGTCCGTCGAAGCCGATCACGGTGGCCCACCGATCCGATGGCTCCGGCACCACCTACGCCTTCACCAACTCCCTGGCTTGTTTTTCGCCTGAGTGGAGCAAGAGTGTGGGCAAGGGCAAGAGCGTCAACTGGCCCGTTGGCGTGGGGGCCAAGGGTAACGAGGGCGTGGCTGGCCTGCTGTCCAACACTCCTGGTTCGATCGGCTATGTGAACCTTGCCTATGTGCGGGATCCGCTGCGCCCAGTGGCGCTGCAGAACAAGGATGGTCAATTCGTGCTTGCCAGTGTGGCCAGTGGCGCCGCAGCGCTCAACAATGTCGTACTCAACGACAAACTGGGTGGTGAAGACTGCAACCCCGCTGGAGCTGAGAGCTTCCCGATCGTGGCCTTCACCTGGATCCTGGCCTACGAAACTGGCTATGGCGACAAGAAGGCCGAGGCCGTGCGCAACTTCCTCGACTGGTCCCTGGGTGAGGCCCCGCAGAAGCAGGCAGCTGAGCTCGGCTATGTCCCCCTCACCGGTGAGGTGCTGAACAAGGCCCGCGCCGAAGTGGCCAAGATCGGCAGCTGA
- a CDS encoding IS3 family transposase, whose translation MSRQCALLGLPRSTLYYRPTPVRVSTLRIMARIDALYLEDPCSGSRRMVDYLAQDGIPISRDRVRNLMRRMGLRAIYQKPRTTVPGDPSVRFPCLVDLTQVTSVDQVWATDITYIPLQKGFLYLVAIMDLHSRHVLSWRLSNSLDTKFCLEALEMALGGGRRPEIFHSDQGCQFTSADFVARLKGERIQISWSGRKRCYDNILVERLWRTVKYEEVYLRAYSDGWDAEISLARFLWRYCHVRPHSSLGGKTPHAVYTEAEPCSTRPGLTMSGAGTVQ comes from the coding sequence ATCAGCAGGCAGTGTGCGCTGCTGGGGCTGCCTCGATCCACGCTGTACTACCGGCCGACACCGGTCCGTGTATCGACGCTGCGGATCATGGCCAGGATCGATGCTCTCTACCTGGAGGATCCCTGCAGCGGCAGCCGCCGGATGGTGGACTATCTGGCCCAAGATGGTATCCCGATCAGCCGAGATCGAGTGCGAAACCTCATGCGGCGCATGGGATTACGGGCGATCTACCAGAAGCCCCGGACGACGGTTCCAGGTGATCCGTCCGTGCGGTTCCCCTGCCTGGTGGACCTCACGCAGGTCACGTCGGTGGATCAGGTCTGGGCGACCGACATCACCTACATCCCTCTGCAGAAAGGGTTCCTCTATCTGGTGGCGATCATGGATCTCCATTCCAGGCATGTGCTCAGCTGGAGGCTCTCCAACAGCCTTGACACGAAGTTCTGTCTGGAGGCCCTGGAGATGGCCTTGGGAGGCGGCCGTAGGCCAGAGATCTTCCACTCCGATCAAGGCTGTCAGTTCACGTCCGCTGACTTTGTGGCCAGACTCAAAGGGGAGCGGATCCAGATCAGCTGGTCCGGCAGAAAGCGGTGCTACGACAACATCCTTGTTGAACGGCTGTGGAGGACTGTCAAGTACGAGGAGGTCTACCTACGGGCATACAGCGATGGCTGGGACGCTGAAATCAGCCTGGCCCGCTTCCTGTGGCGGTATTGCCATGTAAGACCTCACAGTTCCCTTGGAGGCAAAACTCCCCACGCGGTCTACACTGAGGCCGAACCATGTTCCACCCGTCCTGGGTTAACGATGTCAGGGGCCGGAACTGTCCAATAA
- the pstS gene encoding phosphate ABC transporter substrate-binding protein PstS, protein MTFVKKALIFGTLAALGAGAAASAQSTLNGAGATFPAPFYLRAFDGLAKTGTRVNYQAVGSGAGVRQFVAGTVDFGATDEPIKAAEAAKVSRGVVQFPTVGGTIAIAYNKPDCANLKLTQKQAVDIFLGTIKTWDQLKCGKGPIKVVHRSDGSGTTFAFTNSLSAFSPTWKSKVGEGKTVKWPVGIGGKGNEGVAGVISNTSGSIGYLNQAFVRGKIKAAALQNKAGKFVLPNLASGAAALNNIRLDSNLAGEDPNPAGAASYPISTLTWILAYQKGNGAKAATIQRAMNYLLSPAAQDQADNLGYVPLKGNILAASRKAVARIGK, encoded by the coding sequence ATGACCTTCGTCAAGAAGGCCCTGATCTTCGGAACCCTGGCAGCACTTGGCGCCGGAGCCGCAGCATCCGCCCAGTCCACTCTCAATGGGGCCGGCGCCACATTCCCGGCTCCCTTCTACCTGCGTGCCTTTGATGGGCTTGCCAAGACCGGGACGCGCGTGAACTACCAGGCTGTTGGTTCTGGCGCCGGTGTGCGTCAGTTCGTTGCCGGCACCGTGGATTTTGGCGCCACCGATGAACCGATTAAAGCTGCTGAAGCTGCCAAGGTGTCGCGCGGCGTGGTTCAGTTCCCCACCGTGGGAGGCACGATCGCGATTGCCTACAATAAGCCTGATTGCGCGAACCTGAAGCTCACGCAGAAGCAGGCAGTCGATATCTTCCTGGGCACCATCAAGACCTGGGATCAGCTCAAGTGCGGCAAGGGCCCGATCAAGGTGGTGCACCGTTCTGACGGTTCCGGCACGACTTTCGCCTTCACCAACTCGCTTTCGGCCTTTTCTCCCACCTGGAAAAGCAAGGTTGGTGAGGGAAAGACCGTCAAATGGCCCGTTGGTATCGGCGGCAAGGGCAATGAGGGAGTGGCTGGTGTGATCAGCAACACCAGTGGCTCAATCGGCTATCTGAACCAGGCCTTTGTCAGGGGCAAGATCAAGGCAGCAGCTCTGCAGAACAAGGCAGGCAAGTTTGTGCTGCCGAATCTGGCCAGCGGCGCCGCGGCACTGAACAACATCCGTCTGGATAGCAACCTGGCCGGGGAGGATCCCAATCCCGCCGGTGCAGCCAGCTATCCGATTTCGACCCTCACCTGGATCCTTGCCTATCAGAAAGGTAACGGTGCCAAGGCCGCCACGATCCAGAGGGCGATGAACTATCTGCTCAGCCCCGCTGCCCAGGACCAGGCCGATAACCTCGGCTATGTTCCGCTCAAGGGCAATATCCTGGCCGCGTCCCGCAAGGCTGTGGCTCGCATCGGCAAGTGA